One window of the Ureibacillus sp. FSL W7-1570 genome contains the following:
- a CDS encoding aldehyde dehydrogenase family protein, translated as MNLKNYINGRWVERNLEAAAVINPATGEELAKVPLSTGNEVDEAVRSAKQAQKKWALVPAPKRAEYLYEIGYKLKEKKEMLAEILTKEMGKVIEEARGEVQEGIDMAFYMAGEGRRLFGETTPSELPNKFAMSVRSPVGVVGLITPWNFPIAIATWKAFPAIVAGNAVVWKPSVETPLMAYELGKIMEEVGLPDGVFNIVFGSGSTVGTALIEHPDVKVISFTGSNETGRKVAELGGRHLKKVSLEMGGKNAVIVMDDADLNLAVEGILWSAFGTTGQRCTACSRVIVHKDVKKELEEKLVAAARQLTIGNGLDPKVKVGPVINKAALEKIEYYVQVGKKEGAKLLTGGEILTKPPFDKGYYFEPTIFTDVKPDMTIAQEEIFGPVLSIIEVSSLEEAIEVNNSVKFGLSSSIYSQDVNKIFQAQRDLDTGIVYINAGTIGAEIHLPFGGTKGTGNGHRDSGQAALDVFTEWKSIYVDYSGKLQRAQIDTD; from the coding sequence ATGAATTTAAAAAACTATATCAATGGTCGGTGGGTGGAAAGGAATTTAGAAGCGGCTGCAGTGATTAATCCGGCAACGGGGGAGGAATTGGCAAAAGTCCCTCTTTCAACGGGAAATGAAGTGGATGAAGCGGTCCGCTCAGCCAAACAGGCGCAAAAGAAGTGGGCTCTCGTCCCGGCTCCGAAGCGTGCGGAATATTTATATGAAATTGGTTATAAATTGAAAGAAAAGAAAGAAATGCTGGCTGAGATTCTTACAAAGGAAATGGGCAAAGTGATTGAGGAAGCCCGCGGAGAAGTGCAAGAGGGCATTGATATGGCCTTTTATATGGCAGGGGAAGGCAGACGGTTATTTGGCGAGACGACTCCCTCCGAATTGCCGAATAAGTTTGCCATGAGTGTAAGAAGCCCCGTAGGCGTAGTCGGTCTTATCACGCCATGGAATTTCCCCATTGCAATCGCCACTTGGAAAGCCTTCCCGGCGATTGTTGCCGGTAATGCAGTGGTTTGGAAACCATCCGTTGAAACCCCTCTGATGGCATATGAATTAGGAAAAATAATGGAAGAAGTCGGGTTGCCGGACGGTGTGTTTAATATCGTGTTTGGCTCAGGATCTACGGTTGGTACGGCGCTCATTGAACATCCGGATGTAAAAGTGATTTCTTTCACAGGTTCAAATGAAACGGGACGCAAAGTGGCCGAGTTGGGCGGCCGGCATTTGAAAAAGGTCTCGCTTGAGATGGGCGGCAAGAACGCCGTCATTGTCATGGATGATGCGGATTTAAATTTGGCGGTGGAAGGGATTCTTTGGAGCGCCTTTGGGACGACGGGGCAAAGATGCACCGCCTGCAGCCGGGTCATTGTTCATAAAGATGTGAAAAAGGAATTGGAAGAGAAGCTCGTTGCTGCAGCCCGTCAATTAACGATTGGCAACGGTCTGGATCCAAAGGTGAAAGTGGGGCCTGTAATTAACAAAGCCGCATTGGAGAAAATCGAGTATTACGTGCAAGTTGGAAAAAAGGAAGGGGCAAAACTGCTGACGGGCGGAGAAATCTTGACAAAGCCTCCTTTCGATAAAGGTTATTATTTTGAACCGACCATTTTCACCGATGTAAAGCCGGACATGACCATTGCCCAAGAGGAGATCTTTGGACCGGTGCTCAGCATCATTGAAGTGAGCAGCTTGGAAGAAGCGATTGAAGTGAATAATAGTGTGAAGTTTGGTTTATCCAGCTCCATTTACTCACAAGATGTAAATAAGATATTCCAAGCCCAACGAGATTTGGATACAGGGATTGTATACATTAATGCGGGAACAATCGGTGCTGAAATCCACCTGCCATTTGGAGGCACAAAAGGAACGGGGAATGGTCACCGTGATTCCGGTCAAGCGGCTTTGGATGTCTTTACAGAATGGAAAAGTATTTATGTGGATTACAGCGGTAAGCTTCAACGGGCACAAATTGATACAGATTGA
- a CDS encoding beta-propeller domain-containing protein → MKKRIWISAGVLILLIIAVTVGFLLRERKVEVTAASVIFSGHPYHVYLTQSVDQQAIREGKVYVTDEKGNKLDAAISLNDNQRTITIEDLSMGKYILHIDKKAFKRAASKTTVEFQVIEKLESVQSVEELEKYFEAALAIRKQNDQKFEMEDGVVEESAADTSGSDHSTTNNQVEGIDEGDIVITDGKYIYTAVNQKINIVDAQDPKNLRHVATIQLKNSYPQLLLKEGNYLIALLDEMVLNSKDNKENYIWQSFTKAAIYDVSDASNPKLAKEFGQEGYMNGVRKYNGVLYMVSGYSPNYWFMEEREVELRPYISDGGETTPLEIENISIIPGSLEPSYTIISAIDLNNLTSKEVITKGYLGSSSALYMSPNALYLTAFDYGEGAPMPIDLNITVSDGDTPVSSGQTADQKTNIYKFIISGTNIEFAASESVKGHVLNQFSMDEHNGYFRIATTEGVAWGSQPTSKNHLFILNGNLEKVGEVTDLAKGERIYSVRFMGDKAYIVTFKETDPLFVIDTSDPGNPTVLGELKIPGFSNYLHPLGDHHLIGIGYDTEQRMDSWSKEPVTVTTGMKISLFDVSDFANPKEQDTAVIGGRGTYSEAQYNHKAFFRNEELNYYGFPVILYEDGKKDEIQYKGLGAVIYEITPERGIQLKGDIITPAKTGELYEDWNTSILRLAYIGDVLYTVSPNEVKSYDINTFNQIGQVGIHN, encoded by the coding sequence ATGAAGAAGAGAATTTGGATATCAGCAGGCGTATTGATTCTGCTCATTATCGCTGTAACAGTGGGATTCTTGCTGCGAGAGAGAAAAGTGGAAGTGACCGCAGCCTCCGTCATTTTTTCCGGTCATCCTTATCATGTGTATCTCACCCAAAGTGTGGATCAGCAGGCGATTCGGGAAGGTAAAGTGTATGTGACCGACGAAAAGGGAAACAAGTTGGATGCAGCCATTTCATTGAATGACAATCAACGGACAATCACCATAGAAGATTTGAGCATGGGAAAATATATTCTTCATATTGATAAAAAGGCCTTTAAAAGAGCCGCTTCAAAAACGACGGTCGAATTTCAGGTGATTGAAAAATTGGAATCGGTGCAATCCGTTGAAGAATTAGAAAAGTATTTCGAAGCGGCACTCGCCATTCGTAAACAAAACGACCAGAAATTCGAAATGGAAGATGGTGTTGTGGAAGAATCCGCCGCCGATACATCCGGTTCAGACCATTCAACGACGAATAATCAAGTGGAAGGAATTGATGAAGGGGATATTGTCATCACAGACGGCAAATATATTTACACAGCCGTCAATCAGAAAATTAACATTGTGGATGCGCAAGACCCGAAAAATTTGCGGCATGTGGCGACAATTCAATTAAAAAACAGTTACCCCCAATTATTGTTAAAGGAAGGAAATTATTTAATCGCCTTGCTTGATGAGATGGTGCTTAATTCAAAGGACAATAAGGAAAATTACATCTGGCAATCTTTCACCAAAGCGGCGATTTATGATGTGAGTGATGCTTCCAATCCGAAATTGGCAAAGGAATTTGGCCAGGAAGGATATATGAATGGCGTACGAAAATATAACGGGGTGCTTTACATGGTATCCGGCTATTCGCCAAATTATTGGTTTATGGAAGAGAGGGAAGTCGAGCTGAGGCCCTATATTTCTGACGGAGGCGAAACAACTCCGCTGGAAATAGAAAACATTTCGATTATTCCGGGATCATTGGAGCCATCCTATACCATTATTTCCGCGATTGACTTGAACAATCTGACATCCAAAGAAGTCATCACAAAGGGATATTTGGGCAGCAGTTCTGCATTATATATGTCCCCCAATGCCCTTTATTTGACGGCTTTTGATTATGGGGAGGGGGCCCCTATGCCAATCGATCTCAATATAACCGTTTCAGATGGAGATACCCCGGTCAGTTCAGGACAAACTGCAGATCAAAAAACAAATATTTATAAATTTATCATCAGCGGAACAAATATTGAGTTTGCAGCGTCTGAATCGGTGAAAGGGCATGTACTTAATCAATTCTCCATGGATGAACATAATGGATATTTCCGTATTGCGACAACGGAAGGAGTTGCCTGGGGTTCGCAACCAACTTCAAAAAATCATTTGTTTATTTTGAACGGGAACTTGGAGAAAGTGGGGGAAGTCACGGATTTGGCAAAAGGTGAACGCATTTATTCCGTCCGGTTTATGGGGGATAAGGCGTATATCGTGACTTTCAAAGAGACAGACCCTCTTTTTGTCATAGATACTTCTGACCCGGGAAATCCGACCGTTTTGGGCGAATTAAAAATTCCGGGCTTCAGCAATTATCTGCATCCTCTTGGAGACCATCATTTGATTGGAATCGGTTATGATACGGAACAGCGTATGGATTCCTGGTCGAAGGAACCGGTGACGGTGACGACCGGCATGAAAATTTCTTTATTTGATGTGTCCGATTTTGCCAATCCAAAGGAACAGGATACGGCAGTGATCGGCGGACGAGGAACGTATTCGGAAGCGCAATATAATCATAAGGCATTCTTTAGAAATGAAGAATTGAATTACTACGGCTTCCCGGTGATTTTGTACGAGGATGGAAAAAAAGACGAGATCCAGTATAAAGGATTGGGTGCGGTGATTTATGAAATCACACCAGAGCGCGGTATTCAATTGAAAGGGGATATCATCACACCGGCCAAAACAGGCGAATTATATGAAGATTGGAATACAAGCATTTTGCGGTTAGCGTATATCGGCGATGTGTTATATACGGTTTCTCCGAATGAAGTGAAAAGCTATGATATCAACACTTTCAATCAGATTGGGCAAGTGGGTATCCATAATTGA
- a CDS encoding undecaprenyl-diphosphate phosphatase, whose protein sequence is MEFIELLKAIILGFVEGMTEFAPVSSTGHMIIVDDLWLKTTEFLGQGSANTFKIVIQLGSILAVVVVMWKRMLSLVGLYKIDGQEYSKRFNLLHVIVGIIPAGVFGVLFEDFIDEHLFTTETVVVGLVIGALWMMMADKMGPKRPTVTSLDKLSYSKAFKIGLVQCLSLWPGFSRSGATIAGGVIMGLDHKTASDFTFIMAVPIMAGASGLSLVKNWDQINPDHFWFYVVGFISAFIFALIAIKFFLKLISRIKLVPFAIYRLVLAAVLIAILFI, encoded by the coding sequence ATGGAATTCATTGAATTGTTGAAAGCGATCATCCTCGGTTTTGTGGAAGGGATGACGGAATTCGCTCCGGTTTCGTCCACCGGCCATATGATCATCGTGGATGACTTGTGGTTAAAGACAACGGAATTTTTGGGGCAGGGTTCTGCCAATACGTTTAAAATAGTCATCCAGCTGGGCTCCATTTTGGCGGTTGTGGTCGTTATGTGGAAACGCATGTTGAGCCTTGTCGGGTTATACAAAATTGATGGACAAGAATATTCAAAACGCTTTAATTTATTGCACGTCATTGTCGGAATTATTCCAGCCGGCGTTTTCGGCGTATTGTTCGAAGATTTCATCGATGAACATTTATTCACAACAGAAACGGTTGTGGTCGGGTTGGTTATCGGCGCCCTTTGGATGATGATGGCCGATAAAATGGGTCCAAAACGCCCAACAGTCACTTCATTAGACAAGCTGTCTTACAGCAAAGCTTTTAAAATCGGCCTGGTACAATGCCTTTCTTTATGGCCGGGATTTTCCCGTTCCGGTGCAACGATTGCCGGGGGGGTAATCATGGGACTTGACCATAAAACCGCTTCCGATTTTACCTTTATTATGGCCGTTCCGATCATGGCAGGAGCAAGCGGATTGTCTTTAGTGAAAAACTGGGATCAAATCAACCCGGACCATTTTTGGTTTTATGTTGTCGGCTTTATAAGCGCCTTCATTTTTGCATTAATTGCGATTAAATTCTTCTTAAAATTGATTTCACGCATCAAATTGGTGCCGTTTGCCATATACCGTCTAGTGCTGGCGGCGGTATTGATTGCAATCTTGTTCATATAA
- a CDS encoding TIGR00266 family protein, translated as MNNHEIDYKVFGDDMQYVEVELDPNETVIAEAGNLMMMDDGIKMETIFGDGSSQSSGGGLLGKLKGAGKRLITGESLFMTTFTNVGMGKKRVYFAAPYPGKIIPMDLSQLNGKVICQKDAFLAAAKGVSIGVEFQRKISAGFFGGEGFIMQKLEGDGMAFIHAGGAIHQLELQPGEVLRVDTGCFVAMTSEVDYSIEAVGGIKTALFGGEGIFFATLRGPGTVWIQSLPFSRLASRVFAAAPVSQGGGGKDVGERGIAGVFNLFND; from the coding sequence ATGAATAATCATGAAATTGATTACAAAGTATTTGGCGATGATATGCAGTACGTAGAGGTCGAGTTGGATCCAAATGAAACGGTGATTGCGGAAGCGGGCAACTTAATGATGATGGATGATGGCATCAAAATGGAAACGATTTTTGGCGATGGCTCTTCCCAAAGCAGTGGTGGAGGACTTTTGGGAAAATTAAAGGGTGCCGGAAAACGGCTGATTACTGGTGAAAGTTTATTCATGACGACATTCACGAATGTGGGCATGGGCAAAAAACGCGTTTACTTTGCCGCTCCTTACCCTGGAAAAATTATTCCGATGGATTTAAGCCAATTAAACGGGAAAGTGATTTGCCAAAAGGATGCCTTCTTAGCCGCTGCAAAAGGCGTTTCCATTGGCGTTGAATTTCAACGGAAAATTTCCGCCGGCTTCTTCGGTGGAGAAGGTTTCATTATGCAAAAACTTGAAGGCGACGGTATGGCATTCATTCATGCAGGCGGTGCGATTCATCAATTGGAACTTCAACCGGGTGAAGTGCTCCGAGTGGATACTGGATGCTTTGTCGCAATGACTTCGGAAGTGGATTACAGCATTGAAGCGGTTGGCGGAATTAAAACCGCTCTGTTTGGTGGAGAAGGTATCTTCTTCGCAACATTGAGAGGTCCCGGAACTGTATGGATTCAATCATTGCCATTCTCCAGACTTGCAAGCCGCGTATTCGCAGCTGCTCCTGTGTCCCAAGGCGGAGGAGGAAAAGATGTCGGTGAACGTGGCATCGCCGGGGTGTTTAATCTATTCAACGATTAA
- a CDS encoding threonine/serine exporter family protein, which translates to MTYEKNDDLALDCLLLAGQIMMESGAETYRVEDTMLRMARSQNLDAQSYVTPTGIILSLGEQQKTKIISISNRITDLHKIAKVNNISRKLTLKIITLEEAYDELRMVQKTNYFLPIWLQILMSAVSSACFLILFRGVWSDMPAAFLAGGAGYLALLAIQHVSKVKFFSEFFASFIVALVAFFAVRFGFGYELDKIIISGVMPLVPGILITNAVRDLMAGHLTAGIAKGTEAFLTAFAIGSGVAVVVVFH; encoded by the coding sequence ATGACATATGAAAAGAACGATGATTTGGCGCTAGATTGCTTGTTGTTGGCGGGACAAATAATGATGGAAAGCGGTGCTGAGACTTATCGGGTTGAGGATACAATGCTCAGAATGGCTCGCTCCCAAAACTTGGACGCCCAAAGTTATGTAACGCCAACGGGAATCATTCTTTCTCTCGGTGAACAACAGAAAACCAAAATTATATCTATATCAAATCGGATTACCGATTTGCATAAAATTGCGAAAGTGAATAACATTTCTAGAAAGCTTACACTTAAAATAATAACATTAGAAGAAGCCTATGACGAGTTAAGAATGGTACAAAAAACGAACTATTTTCTACCAATTTGGTTGCAGATTTTAATGTCCGCAGTGTCTAGTGCCTGCTTCCTAATTTTGTTCAGAGGTGTTTGGTCCGATATGCCTGCCGCGTTTTTGGCAGGGGGTGCCGGGTACCTTGCTTTATTGGCCATTCAACATGTATCAAAAGTGAAATTTTTCTCTGAGTTCTTTGCTTCCTTTATCGTAGCGCTTGTTGCCTTTTTTGCTGTCAGATTTGGGTTTGGATATGAGCTCGACAAAATAATCATTAGCGGAGTGATGCCGCTCGTTCCGGGAATTTTAATTACCAATGCCGTCCGGGATTTGATGGCCGGCCATTTGACGGCGGGAATTGCCAAAGGTACGGAAGCATTTTTGACCGCTTTTGCCATCGGATCGGGCGTGGCGGTTGTTGTGGTATTTCATTAA
- a CDS encoding polysaccharide deacetylase family protein has protein sequence MKRCRKSKRGAWIDFLLIGSIIALTTVIIITVSITGQFKFQQPTVSATTEDPLDVSSLTEEKESPFPDIQIFSESSTDDLIPYSLEYPKTPFDLVNEQINQYIEDAKRVYIRTLNEKNENSENKTIGDLTITTEINDVNDKYYSIVLKKQLSYDQVSYHETFKTFTFHKATGEIVDAQALFNNDIGNLDLLANYLRSELENDYGANVIDEKLEELTSPSWNHFNLFAVTNDSIVFYFNQGEFAQESAGSAAISIPISFLNPILSSDFQSNETSAVTIVTPKKKVALTFDDGPHPQVTMQILDTLDRYNAKATFFMLGKQVEKNRDIVHEVLNRGHEIGNHTYNHPVLTKQNNSQVAWQVDYTSQIIHDITGEYPTVFRPPYGATNQTVESLINLPVVLWTIDTYDWKYRDPNKILPVVQANLYDGAIILMHDIHQSTADGLESVLAYLQQEGYECVTVSEILAEKN, from the coding sequence ATGAAACGCTGCCGCAAGTCCAAACGTGGTGCATGGATTGACTTTCTATTGATTGGTTCCATCATTGCATTAACCACAGTCATCATTATTACCGTTTCCATTACTGGCCAGTTTAAATTTCAACAGCCGACCGTATCGGCCACAACAGAAGATCCGTTAGATGTTTCCTCTCTAACCGAAGAAAAAGAATCGCCGTTTCCTGACATTCAAATCTTCTCAGAATCATCCACGGATGATTTAATACCATATTCGTTAGAGTATCCGAAAACTCCTTTCGATTTGGTGAATGAACAAATTAATCAATACATAGAAGATGCAAAACGCGTTTACATTCGAACGTTAAATGAAAAAAATGAAAACAGCGAAAACAAAACGATCGGCGATTTGACTATCACGACGGAAATAAATGATGTGAATGACAAATATTATTCAATCGTACTAAAGAAACAATTGTCATATGATCAAGTTTCCTATCATGAAACTTTTAAAACTTTCACCTTCCATAAAGCAACAGGAGAAATCGTTGATGCCCAGGCATTGTTCAATAATGATATCGGAAATCTGGATTTGCTTGCAAACTATCTACGTTCCGAACTGGAAAATGATTATGGTGCAAATGTGATTGATGAAAAGCTCGAAGAATTGACATCACCAAGTTGGAATCATTTCAATCTTTTTGCAGTGACAAACGATTCGATTGTATTTTATTTTAACCAGGGAGAATTTGCCCAAGAAAGTGCCGGTTCAGCAGCCATCAGCATTCCGATCTCTTTCTTGAACCCGATTTTGTCATCCGATTTCCAAAGCAATGAAACGAGCGCAGTAACCATTGTCACTCCTAAAAAGAAAGTCGCTCTTACTTTTGATGATGGCCCTCATCCACAAGTGACAATGCAAATTCTGGATACTTTGGATCGATACAATGCAAAGGCCACATTCTTCATGCTTGGAAAACAAGTTGAAAAAAATAGGGACATTGTGCATGAAGTATTAAATCGCGGCCATGAAATCGGCAATCATACATACAATCATCCTGTATTGACAAAACAGAATAACTCCCAGGTGGCTTGGCAAGTAGATTACACAAGCCAAATAATTCATGATATAACCGGGGAATATCCGACTGTATTCAGACCTCCTTATGGTGCGACGAATCAAACCGTTGAAAGTCTAATTAATCTGCCGGTGGTTTTATGGACGATTGATACTTATGATTGGAAATACCGCGATCCAAATAAAATATTGCCTGTCGTTCAAGCAAATTTATACGATGGCGCAATCATCTTAATGCATGACATCCATCAATCAACAGCCGATGGACTCGAAAGCGTATTGGCCTATTTGCAGCAGGAAGGTTACGAATGTGTAACTGTTAGCGAAATCTTGGCAGAAAAAAATTGA
- a CDS encoding histidine kinase dimerization/phospho-acceptor domain-containing protein: MKNKWKTLLSLFLMTWVIFSFFLLINFGTQYIGKSYFDSGNFNANLGRFKDGIGRYVLEPFDLEEAKKQITVTQEEIEYHRNYYGSLTDQVANIKAQYQERIEQAADDPELQKMLTEERDRKIDDIKKNFSDDEYVEEKVRKQKEEIIDKYAASQKEEEKVFLDEFNYFAYELRNVETGETFQSGDVNADAVFTESFGRKNGYLVVNSSRTIQPDYYDDTLMNHEIPVTGKVFRFEGKITIPKSMMNNAYFKEDYQAFMLSKMSLYGIWATALLAIAALLTFAKPSLDNLLSHKRGKGLFLQLPVDVRIAVVLISASLAYKFILDMGNLIVYNTYYFQNEYWIRYIFDLAYHFAFLFIFAAVSILGAVWIWESLDNEEKVISEWKNAFLYRLSDGIQDLFLSRSIGVQALFILCVAFFAGFGFAVVFMDLQAIVVYVPLFLFIALPAVIVFLRNAGYLNRIMKQTEEMAEGRLTAEVEVKGKSPLAKHAQNLNELQEGVRKSLTEQAKSERLKTELITNVSHDLRTPLTSIITYTDLLKNPEITEEERNRYIEILDNKSQRLKTLIEDLFEVSKMSSGNVELKKERINLTQLLQQAVGEHKEDFEKANLELRVVLPDEPIYADVDGQKWWRVIDNLIVNALKYSLSGTRVYVTLKKVGSMAEFSVKNIANYELGDNVEELKERFKRADESRHTEGSGLGLAIAQSIVELHHGKLEIGVDGDLFKVVVTVSAV; encoded by the coding sequence ATGAAAAATAAATGGAAAACCCTCCTCTCTCTTTTTCTTATGACATGGGTTATATTTTCATTTTTTTTGCTTATTAATTTTGGTACGCAATATATCGGGAAATCTTATTTCGATTCAGGCAATTTTAATGCGAATCTGGGACGATTTAAAGATGGAATAGGCCGCTACGTCTTGGAACCTTTTGATTTGGAAGAGGCAAAAAAGCAGATAACGGTGACACAAGAAGAAATTGAATATCACCGGAATTATTATGGATCATTGACCGATCAAGTGGCAAACATCAAAGCGCAGTACCAGGAACGAATTGAACAGGCTGCCGATGACCCGGAATTGCAAAAGATGCTGACGGAAGAGCGGGATCGGAAAATCGACGATATTAAGAAAAACTTTAGCGATGATGAATATGTAGAAGAAAAAGTCCGCAAGCAAAAAGAAGAGATTATCGATAAGTATGCCGCATCGCAAAAAGAAGAAGAAAAAGTCTTTTTGGATGAATTTAACTATTTTGCATATGAGTTGCGGAATGTGGAGACGGGAGAAACCTTCCAGTCTGGAGATGTGAATGCGGATGCCGTTTTTACAGAAAGTTTTGGAAGAAAAAATGGCTATTTAGTCGTAAACAGTTCCAGAACCATTCAACCGGATTATTATGATGACACATTAATGAATCATGAAATTCCGGTGACTGGAAAAGTGTTCCGTTTTGAAGGGAAAATCACCATTCCGAAATCGATGATGAACAACGCCTACTTTAAAGAGGATTATCAAGCATTCATGCTGTCCAAAATGAGCCTTTACGGCATTTGGGCTACCGCCTTGTTAGCGATCGCAGCGCTGTTGACTTTCGCAAAACCTTCATTGGACAATTTATTAAGTCATAAGCGGGGAAAAGGATTATTTTTACAATTGCCGGTGGATGTCAGAATCGCAGTAGTCCTCATTTCCGCAAGTTTGGCTTATAAATTCATTTTGGATATGGGGAATTTGATTGTATATAACACCTATTATTTCCAAAACGAGTATTGGATACGATATATCTTTGATTTGGCTTATCATTTTGCATTCCTTTTCATTTTTGCGGCAGTGAGCATTTTGGGGGCTGTATGGATTTGGGAATCGTTGGACAATGAAGAAAAGGTAATAAGTGAATGGAAAAACGCCTTTCTGTACCGTTTGTCTGACGGTATCCAAGATTTATTTTTATCCCGTTCCATCGGGGTACAGGCGTTATTCATCTTATGCGTCGCTTTTTTTGCAGGGTTCGGCTTTGCGGTGGTGTTCATGGATCTCCAAGCAATCGTTGTTTATGTTCCATTGTTTCTTTTTATCGCACTGCCGGCCGTCATCGTTTTTTTAAGAAATGCAGGGTATTTAAACCGCATCATGAAGCAAACGGAAGAGATGGCGGAAGGGCGTTTGACGGCGGAGGTAGAGGTGAAAGGGAAGTCGCCGCTTGCCAAACACGCGCAAAATTTGAACGAATTGCAGGAAGGGGTTCGCAAATCTTTGACGGAGCAGGCGAAAAGCGAGCGTTTGAAAACGGAATTGATTACGAATGTCAGCCACGATTTGCGGACGCCTTTGACTTCCATTATTACGTATACGGATTTATTGAAAAATCCGGAGATAACGGAAGAAGAAAGGAACAGATATATCGAAATATTGGATAATAAATCCCAACGATTGAAAACGCTGATTGAGGATCTCTTTGAAGTATCGAAAATGTCCAGCGGGAATGTGGAGCTGAAGAAGGAACGAATCAATCTGACGCAACTGTTGCAACAGGCGGTTGGCGAACATAAAGAAGATTTTGAAAAAGCGAACTTGGAATTGCGTGTCGTGTTGCCGGATGAACCGATTTACGCCGATGTGGACGGTCAAAAATGGTGGCGGGTGATTGATAATTTGATTGTCAATGCATTGAAATATTCACTGAGCGGCACGAGAGTTTATGTGACGTTGAAAAAGGTTGGCTCCATGGCTGAATTTTCGGTGAAAAATATAGCCAATTATGAATTGGGAGATAATGTGGAGGAATTGAAGGAACGGTTCAAGCGGGCGGATGAGTCGAGACATACGGAAGGCTCCGGTCTTGGACTTGCCATCGCCCAATCGATTGTGGAGTTGCATCACGGGAAATTGGAGATTGGCGTGGATGGAGATTTATTTAAAGTCGTTGTGACAGTGAGCGCAGTGTGA
- a CDS encoding saccharopine dehydrogenase C-terminal domain-containing protein translates to MKVVVLGAGLMGKEVARDLNTSDRVEKVFLADLDIAAVEEFIKEADLQKTEAVQLNAENEEQLREVIAKGDVCVNALFYAFNERVAKAAIDVGVHAVDLGGHIGDITENVLKLDEQAREKNVTIIPDLGLAPGMINILVGYGASKLDKVESIRLYVGGIPVKPEPPLNYTRVFSLEGVIDHYTQPAKIIQDGQLVEVESLTGLEPIYFDQFGTLEAFYTSGGTSTLYKTFPNVKTLEYKTVRYKGHAEKFQLMRELGFFDRDNVVEVDGVQVKVRDVVREALKKKLYLGKKQDAVVLRAIIVGEKSGEQVTYEYETILKRDEDSDVTAMAKATAGTIASAAIMIADGTISKRGVFPPETIVPGKEYIEKMNKRGVVIKETSHRSSIVKW, encoded by the coding sequence ATGAAGGTAGTAGTGTTAGGTGCAGGACTGATGGGGAAAGAAGTGGCGAGGGATTTAAATACAAGCGATCGAGTGGAAAAAGTATTTTTGGCAGATTTAGATATAGCGGCAGTGGAAGAATTCATTAAAGAAGCGGATTTGCAAAAAACGGAAGCAGTGCAATTGAATGCGGAAAATGAGGAACAATTGCGCGAGGTCATTGCCAAAGGAGACGTGTGTGTGAATGCGCTCTTCTATGCATTCAATGAGCGGGTGGCAAAAGCGGCCATTGATGTAGGCGTTCATGCGGTGGATTTAGGCGGACACATCGGTGATATTACGGAAAATGTGCTGAAGTTGGATGAACAGGCAAGAGAAAAAAATGTAACGATCATTCCGGATCTGGGGTTAGCACCAGGAATGATCAATATTTTGGTTGGCTATGGCGCTTCGAAATTGGATAAGGTGGAGTCCATCCGGCTTTATGTTGGCGGAATTCCGGTAAAACCGGAACCTCCTTTGAATTATACACGCGTGTTTTCTCTTGAAGGGGTGATCGATCATTATACGCAGCCGGCCAAAATCATCCAAGATGGCCAACTGGTGGAAGTGGAGTCGCTTACAGGGTTGGAACCGATTTATTTTGACCAATTCGGCACTTTAGAAGCGTTTTATACATCCGGGGGAACATCCACTTTGTATAAAACATTCCCGAATGTAAAAACCCTTGAATATAAAACGGTCCGCTACAAAGGGCACGCTGAAAAGTTCCAACTGATGAGGGAACTGGGATTTTTCGACAGAGATAATGTTGTCGAAGTGGATGGCGTTCAGGTGAAAGTCCGGGATGTCGTTCGGGAAGCGTTAAAGAAAAAATTATATTTAGGGAAGAAACAGGATGCGGTTGTACTTCGGGCAATCATCGTCGGTGAAAAATCCGGGGAACAAGTCACTTATGAATATGAAACAATTTTAAAACGGGATGAAGATTCCGATGTAACGGCGATGGCCAAAGCGACTGCCGGAACGATCGCGTCAGCGGCGATCATGATCGCAGATGGCACGATTTCAAAACGGGGCGTGTTCCCGCCGGAAACGATTGTTCCAGGAAAAGAATATATCGAAAAAATGAATAAGCGCGGTGTTGTCATCAAAGAAACATCCCATCGTTCTTCCATTGTGAAATGGTAA